A genomic segment from Malus domestica chromosome 05, GDT2T_hap1 encodes:
- the LOC114824806 gene encoding zinc finger protein ZOP1, with the protein MTEYWVSQGNKWCDFCKIYISHNPSSVRNHELGQRHKDNVAKKLADMRKEKAAKEKEEKEAERALLQIEAKAKRSYQKDVANLKEARDSRAFEVDDDDLEKWQYNSTSGYYYNQSNGFYYDPNSGFYYSDSIGKWVTQEEAYANPQFLSNAGYKETILKKPVSASGAGSAIENKGGDTTQNGPPPGPVVSSSLNPKRSVKAAASSVAVGKRKRDEKPRAISAEESAALKAREAARKRVQEREKPLLGLYRPQ; encoded by the exons ATGACTGAG TATTGGGTTAGCCAGGGTAACAAGTGGTGTGACTTCTGCAAAATCTACATCTCGCACAATCCTTCCAGCGTCAGAAATCATGAGCTTGGTCAACGACACAAGGATAATGTTGCAAAGAAGCTTGCTGATATGCGAAAAGAAAAAGctgcaaaggagaaggaagaaaaggaaGCAGAGCGCGCCCTTCTGCAAATCGAAGCA AAAGCTAAGCGCAGCTATCAAAAGGATGTGGCAAACTTAAAGGAGGCTAGAGATTCTCGTGCATTCGaagttgatgatgatgatctaGAGA AATGGCAGTATAACAGCACATCTGGTTATTATTACAATCAAAGTAATGGTTTTTACTATGATCCAAATTCGGGCTTCTACTATTCTGATTCTATAG GCAAGTGGGTAACACAGGAAGAGGCATATGCGAACCCGCAGTTCTTATCCAATGCTGGATATAAAGAAACCATTTTGAAAAAGCCTGTGTCAGCCTCAGGTGCAGGATCAGCTATAGAAAACAAAGGTGGTGATACAACTCAAAATGGGCCTCCACCTGGGCCAGTGGTTTCATCTTCTTTAAATCCAAAGAGATCTGTTAAAGCTGCTGCTTCCTCCGTTGCTGttggaaagagaaagagagatgagaAGCCAAGGGCTATATCCGCTGAAGAATCAGCTGCACTTAAAGCAAGGGAAGCTGCAAGAAAGAGAgttcaagagagagagaaaccgtTGCTTGGCCTTTACCGGCCACAATAA